The Dysidea avara chromosome 13, odDysAvar1.4, whole genome shotgun sequence genome includes a region encoding these proteins:
- the LOC136243148 gene encoding TNF receptor-associated factor 2-like yields MAGEPNKDETARELAAPSEAGGYDYQFVETPSDMLVCKICQYPSREPHLSACCGHTFCKSCLEGAKKATIITDACPMCRSEEFFTIANKQVNRAVRSLRLFCTNKELGCGWQGEVNDIFNHLQNNSGCKFEKVTCSNKCGKSLQRQHLAAHVEDECCLRTIKCQYCYISGEYQFIEDEHTEKCPKFPLPCPNECEACKIPREDIDEHRKMCPLEEVMCSNGCGVILQRQHLIDHVQMHCPCRKVNCQHCLITGESQFIDGEHKEQCPKLPLPCPNKCEASNIPREDIDAHRKMCPLEEVTCSNECGIAVQRQCLPTHIATQCPCHEIECKYCHVADERQLIEGEHKEKCPKFPLSCPNQCNIDYIPRDQLEEHVKICPLELVQCEYHAVGCQVKLVRKDQDSHNKEKMADHLSFTKQQLHLTHQTHTKDYTALAAGCKKALVNMDAKFQAMINDIASDVQKKITELESKLQHQVEQMMLDPKIFWLNTINYKAASLSSGDRAAPVTIKMLDYAQKRKDKVDWYSDYFFTDHKGYKICVNIYAAGYLSCDTHLSVYLYNMKGPHDVQLRWPPRGRFEVTLLNQINCGEHYLGTGLFQFDGQKRVSDGERQLMWYSHQFITNEELHEITATHQYLKDDSIFLQVVYKQ; encoded by the coding sequence ATGGCTGGTGAGCCTAACAAGGACGAAACGGCTCGAGAATTAGCCGCGCCATCAGAAGCTGGTGGATATGACTATCAGTTCGTGGAGACGCCATCGGATATGTTAGTGTGTAAAATATGCCAGTATCCGAGTAGAGAGCCTCATCTTAGCGCTTGTTGTGGACACACATTTTGTAAATCGTGCCTTGAGGGTGCAAAGAAAGCCACGATAATTACTGATGCTTGTCCGATGTGCCGGAGTGAGGAGTTCTTTACAATAGCTAATAAGCAGGTGAACAGAGCGGTCAGGAGTCTCCGCCTATTCTGCACTAACAAGGAGCTAGGGTGTGGGTGGCAAGGTGAAGTCAATGACATTTTCAATcacctacaaaataatagtGGCTGCAAATTTGAAAAAGTCACGTGCTCAAATAAGTGTGGGAAATCCCTTCAGAGACAGCACCTTGCTGCACATGTTGAAGATGAGTGTTGTTTACGTACAATCAAGTGCCAGTATTGCTACATTAGTGGAGAATATCAATTCATTGAGGATGAACACACAGAAAAGTGTCCCAAGTTTCCTCTGCCTTGCCCTAACGAGTGTGAAGCTTGCAAAATACCTCGGGAGGATATCGATGAGCATAGAAAGATGTGCCCACTTGAAGAAGTCATGTGCTCTAATGGTTGTGGAGTAATTTTGCAACGACAACATCTGATTGATCACGTCCAGATGCACTGTCCATGTCGTAAGGTCAATTGTCAGCACTGCCTGATCACAGGAGAAAgtcagtttattgatggtgaacACAAAGAGCAGTGTCCTAAACTTCCGCTACCCTGTCCCAACAAATGTGAAGCCAGCAACATACCTCGTGAGGACATTGATGCTCATAGAAAGATGTGTCCACTTGAAGAAGTGACCTGTTCTAATGAATGTGGAATAGCTGTACAGCGACAGTGTCTGCCCACTCATATTGCTACACAGTGTCCATGTCATGAAATCGAATGTAAGTATTGCCATGTTGCAGATGAGCGTCAGTTGATCGAAGGTGAGCATAAAGAGAAATGCCCCAAGTTTCCCTTGTCTTGCCCTAACCAGTGCAATATTGACTACATCCCAAGAGACCAGTTAGAAGAACACGTGAAGATTTGTCCACTAGAGTTAGTCCAGTGTGAGTATCATGCAGTCGGCTGTCAGGTTAAACTGGTTCGTAAAGATCAAGACAGCCATAACAAAGAAAAAATGGCAGACCACTTATCCTTTACTAAGCAACAGTTACACTTAACTcatcaaacacacacaaaagatTATACTGCACTTGCTGCTGGTTGTAAAAAGGCATTAGTAAATATGGACGCTAAATTTCAAGCAATGATCAACGACATTGCAAGTGATGTCCAGAAAAAGATTACTGAACTAGAATCTAAATTACAACATCAAGTTGAACAGATGATGCTCGATCCAAAGATATTTTGGCTTAACACTATCAACTATAAAGCAGCAAGTTTGTCATCTGGTGACCGAGCTGCTCCAGTGACCATTAAGATGTTAGACTATGCCCAAAAAAGGAAAGATAAAGTTGACTGGTACAGTGACTATTTCTTTACTGATCACAAAGGGTACAAAATATGTGTTAATATTTATGCCGCAGGTTATTTGAGTTGTGATACTCATCTCTCAGTATACTTATACAATATGAAGGGTCCGCATGATGTTCAGTTAAGGTGGCCACCCAGGGGACGATTTGAAGTGACCTTGTTGAACCAGATTAATTGTGGTGAACATTATTTGGGAACTGGACTCTTTCAGTTTGATGGTCAAAAGCGTGTCAGTGATGGAGAAAGACAATTGATGTGGTACAGTCATCAGTTTATTACCAATGAAGAACTCCACGAGATTACTGCTACACATCAGTACTTAAAAGATGACAGTATCTTCCTTCAAGTAGTATATAAACAATGA